The Glycine soja cultivar W05 chromosome 6, ASM419377v2, whole genome shotgun sequence genome has a window encoding:
- the LOC114415988 gene encoding calcium-binding mitochondrial carrier protein SCaMC-2-B-like isoform X3, with amino-acid sequence MNDEELAHFVEHVDKDNNGIITFEEWRDFLLLYPHEATIENIYHHWERVCLVDIGEQAVIPEGISKHVNRSKYFLAGGIAGGISRTATAPLDRLKVVLQVQSEPASIMPAVTKIWKQDGLLGFFRGNGLNVVKVSPESAIKFYAFEMLKKVIGEAHGNKSDIGTAGRLVAGGTAGAIAQAAIYPMDLIKTRLQTCPSEGGKVPKLGTLTMNIWVQEGPRAFYRGLVPSLLGMIPYAAIDLTAYDTMKDISKRYILQDSEPGPLVQLGCGTISGAVGATCVYPLQVIRTRLQAQPSNTSDAYKGMFDAFRRTFQLEGFIGFYKGLFPNLLKVVPAASITYVVYESLKKTLDLD; translated from the exons ATGAATGATGAGGAGCTTGCTCACTTTGTGGAGCATGTTGATAAGGATAACAATGGAATTATCACTTTTGAAGAATGGAGagattttcttctactttaccCTCATGAAGCAACTATTGAAAACATATATCATCATTGGGAGAGGGTGTGCCTTGTTGACATTGGAGAGCAAGCTGTCATTCCCGAAGGCATCAGCAAGCACGTGAACCGGAGCAAATATTTTCTTGCTGGTGGAATAGCAGGAGGTATTTCTCGTACAGCAACTGCTCCTCTTGATCGTCTGAAGGTGGTCTTACAAGTTCAAAGCGAACCTGCTTCCATCATGCCAGCAGTAACGAAGATATGGAAGCAAGATGGTCTGTTAGGATTTTTCCGAGGTAATGGATTGAATGTTGTGAAGGTATCACCAGAAAGTGCCATcaaattttatgcttttgaaatgCTGAAAAAAGTTATTGGAGAGGCCCACGGCAACAAGTCAGATATTGGTACAGCTGGTAGGCTTGTTGCAGGTGGTACGGCTGGTGCAATTGCACAGGCTGCTATCTATCCAATGGATCTCATTAAAACTAGGTTACAGACTTGTCCCTCTGAAGGTGGAAAGGTTCCTAAGCTGGGAACACTTACAATGAATATATGGGTTCAAGAGGGACCTCGAGCTTTCTACAGAGGGCTTGTTCCATCTCTGCTTGGCATGATTCCTTATGCTGCCATTGATCTCACTGCTTATGATACCATGAAAGATATATCCAAGAGATATATTCTTCAGGATAGTG AACCTGGTCCTCTAGTACAACTAGGATGTGGGACAATTTCTGGGGCTGTTGGAGCTACTTGTGTCTATCCATTGCAGGTTATTCGAACAAG ACTGCAGGCACAACCTTCCAACACTTCCGATGCTTACAAGGGAATGTTTGATGCCTTTCGGAGAACTTTTCAGCTTGAAGGCTTTATAGGTTTCTACAAGGGACTCTTTCCAAATCTCCTCAAAGTTGTGCCAGCTGCAAGCATTACTTATGTGGTCTATGAAAGTTTGAAGAAGACTCTGGATCTGGATTAG